One window of the Vicia villosa cultivar HV-30 ecotype Madison, WI unplaced genomic scaffold, Vvil1.0 ctg.000301F_1_1_1, whole genome shotgun sequence genome contains the following:
- the LOC131626513 gene encoding homeobox-leucine zipper protein REVOLUTA-like, giving the protein MAMAVAQQRDNSIERHIDSSGKYVRYTAEQIEALEKVYVECSKPSSLRRQQLIRECPVLGNIEPKQIKVWFQNRRCREKQRKEASQLQTVNRKLAAMNKLLTEENERLQKQVSELVNENGFMRQQLQPAVPAPPNADGSASDSAAATPRSTMRDANSPAGFQSIAEETLAEFLSKATGTAVEWVQMPGMKPGPDSVGIFAISQGCNGVAARACGLVSLEPSKIVEILKDRSTWFRDCRSSEMFTMFSAGNGGTIELLYTQTYSPMTLSTARDFWTLRYTTNLENGSIVVCERSLSGSGAGPNAAAASQFVRAEVLPSGYLVRPCEGGGSIIHIVDHLDLQAWSVPEVLRPYYESSKMVAQRMTISALRYIRQIAQETSGEVVYSMGRQPAVLRTFSQRLIRGFNDAVNGFNDDGWSVVHCDGDGGVTISVNSIKNLSSTSNPASSLSLLGGIVCAKASMLLQNTTPAVLVRFLREHRSEWADFSVDAFSAASLKAGTYGYPGMRSTRFTGNQAIMPLGQTIEHEEMLEIIRLEGHALGQEDSFVSRDVHLLQLCNGIDENAVGACSELIFAPIDDMFPEDAPLVPSGFRIALLNSQPGDKNNAMTANRTLDLTSGLEIGTATTHATGDASCPNNRCVLTVAFQFPFESGLQDNVAAMASQYVRRVISAVQAVAIAISPSNTNSAVGAKLSPGSPEALTLAQWISKSYRNCFATELLRSESLTGDLVLKHLWHHPDAILCCSLKTVPVFIFANQAGLDMLETTLVALQDISLDKIFDDPARKNLIGYFAKLMQQGFACMPAGICMSTMGRHASYDQAVAWKVLADDNSVHCLAFSFMNWSFI; this is encoded by the exons ATGGCAATGGCTGTTGCACAACAGAGAGATAACAGCATTGAGAGACACATTGATTCTTCTGGGAAATATGTGCGATACACTGCTGAACAGATTGAAGCTTTGGAGAAGGTTTATGTGGAATGCTCTAAGCCAAGTTCCTTGAGAAGGCAACAGCTGATTCGGGAGTGTCCGGTTTTGGGTAATATCGAGCCTAAGCAAATCAAGGTTTGGTTTCAGAATAGAAG gtgtagAGAGAAGCAGAGAAAAGAGGCTTCTCAGCTTCAGACTGTGAACAGGAAACTAGCGGCAATGAACAAGCTGTTGACGGAGGAAAATGAGCGGTTGCAGAAACAGGTTTCGGAGCTTGTGAATGAGAATGGGTTTATGCGCCAGCAATTACAACCT GCCGTCCCAGCACCTCCAAATGCTGATGGCAGTGCTAGTGATTCTGCGGCTGCTACTCCTCGGAGCACCATGAGAGATGCTAATAGCCCTGCTGG attccaatcaatTGCAGAGGAAACATTGGCAGAGTTCCTTTCAAAGGCTACCGGAACTGCTGTCGAATGGGTCCAGATGCCTGGGATGAAG CCTGGTCCGGATTCGGTTGGGATATTTGCCATTTCTCAAGGTTGCAATGGAGTGGCAGCTCGAGCCTGTGGTCTTGTTAGTTTAGAACCTTCAAAG attgtGGAGATCCTAAAAGATCGCTCAACTTGGTTTCGGGATTGTCGGAGTTCAGAAATGTTCACAATGTTCTCTGCTGGAAATGGAGGGACCATTGAACTTCTTTACACACAG ACATATTCTCCAATGACGCTGTCTACTGCTCGGGATTTCTGGACTCTAAGATACACTACAAATCTTGAAAATGGAAGTATTGTG GTTTGTGAAAGGTCGCTGTCTGGTTCTGGTGCTGGCCCTAATGCTGCTGCAGCCTCACAATTCGTGAGGGCTGAAGTGCTCCCTAGTGGCTACTTGGTTCGACCATGTGAAGGTGGAGGGTCAATCATCCACATTGTAGACCACCTAGACCTACAG GCATGGAGTGTTCCAGAAGTGCTGCGGCCATACTATGAATCATCAAAAATGGTAGCTCAGAGAATGACAATTTCT GCGCTTCGTTATATCAGGCAAATAGCTCAAGAAACAAGTGGTGAGGTAGTATATAGCATGGGCAGGCAACCTGCTGTTTTGAGAACTTTTAGCCAGCGGTTGATCAG AGGATTCAACGATGCTGTCAATGGATTCAATGATGATGGCTGGTCTGTTGTGCACTGTGATGGCGACGGGGGTGTTACTATTTCAGTAAACTCAATCAAGAATTTGAGCAGCACTTCTAATCCAGCAAGTTCCCTTTCACTCCTTGGAGGAATTGTCTGTGCCAAAGCTTCCATGTTACTCCAA AACACCACTCCCGCAGTTTTAGTTCGCTTTCTGAGGGAACATCGCTCCGAGTGGGCTGACTTTAGTGTTGATGCCTTCTCTGCTGCATCGCTTAAAGCTGGCACCTATGGCTATCCTGGAATGAGGTCGACAAGGTTCACCGGCAATCAAGCAATCATGCCTCTTGGACAGACAATTGAACATGAAGAG ATGCTAGAAATCATCCGCCTTGAAGGCCACGCTCTTGGTCAAGAAGATTCTTTTGTTTCGAGAGATGTTCATCTCTTACAG TTATGTAATGGAATTGACGAGAATGCTGTGGGGGCTTGTTCTGAGCTCATATTTGCTCCAATTGACGACATGTTCCCAGAAGATGCTCCATTGGTGCCTTCTGGTTTCCGCATTGCCCTGTTGAATTCACAACCA GgagataaaaataatgcaatgacAGCAAATCGAACCTTGGATTTGACATCTGGTCTTGAAATAGGCACGGCAACAACTCATGCCACTGGTGACGCATCGTGTCCTAACAATCGATGCGTGTTGACTGTTGCTTTCCAGTTTCCTTTTGAGAGTGGTCTGCAGGATAATGTTGCAGCCATGGCAAGTCAGTATGTCCGTCGCGTGATTTCCGCCGTCCAGGCAGTTGCCATCGCTATATCTCCATCCAATACTAACTCCGCCGTTGGAGCAAAACTCTCCCCTGGCTCTCCAGAAGCCCTTACGCTAGCTCAATGGATCTCCAAGAGCTATCG TAATTGTTTCGCGACGGAGCTGCTGAGATCTGAATCTCTTACCGGTGATTTAGTACTGAAACATTTGTGGCATCATCCAGATGCTATTTTATGCTGTTCTTTGAAG ACGGTGCCTGTATTCATCTTCGCAAACCAGGCTGGCCTTGACATGCTGGAAACAACATTAGTGGCTCTACAAGACATCTCGCTGGACAAAATATTCGACGATCCAGCTCGCAAGAATTTGATTGGATATTTTGCAAAGCTAATGCAGCAG GGTTTTGCTTGTATGCCAGCTGGAATCTGCATGTCAACAATGGGACGACACGCGTCATACGATCAAGCTGTCGCGTGGAAAGTGCTCGCTGACGACAACAGTGTTCACTGCTTGGCTTTCTCTTTCATGAATTGGTCATTTATATAA